Proteins from one Variovorax sp. TBS-050B genomic window:
- a CDS encoding amidohydrolase gives MRLLPSLATLAAAAALAACASLGGTGPADTVYLNGKVITADKAFSIAEAVAVKDGRFVGVGSNAQMQKLAGPTTRTVDLQGRTVIPGMTDSHSHMNNAGTAETTAQMLPAKTIAQAQAIIADFIRAKQVPAGHWVQTSRWHPPSQLQEQRYLTRQELDAVAPDHPVFVQTVGHFAMANTRALALAGIGRTTRDPVGGKIFRDANGEATGVLEETAIDLVEAKIPKPGFEDLVAQTIAAQRIYNRSGITSTVDAAVDEEQIRVYFAVAERGQASVRTGTKWLARADSPEAFERMLKAAKFKDNTGNDWVRTAGIKMFADGGMTLKSAYIRDAYADDPHNHGTLATDPAVYRENVRLANRYGWRVGTHVVGDAAVDLALDAYEAADRDQSLRDKRFVLIHASLITPEQVARAKKLGVRIDAQNAFMWDKAATVERYMGPRLANRAVPTKLLLDTLGYEGTAAGTDNPVNLLNPFVGMYVMVTRKDPRGRIYGPDQAITREQALRLYTNAGPYYTFEERKKGAIEVGRFADMVVLSADYLSVPEAQIKDIVPLQTIVDGKVVYDAGR, from the coding sequence ATGCGACTGCTCCCCTCCCTCGCCACCCTCGCGGCCGCCGCCGCGCTCGCCGCCTGCGCGAGCCTCGGCGGCACCGGACCGGCCGACACGGTCTACCTCAACGGCAAGGTGATCACGGCCGACAAGGCGTTCTCGATCGCCGAGGCGGTCGCAGTTAAGGACGGCCGCTTCGTCGGCGTCGGCTCCAATGCGCAGATGCAGAAGCTCGCCGGCCCGACGACGCGCACCGTGGACCTGCAGGGCCGCACCGTGATCCCGGGCATGACCGACAGCCACAGCCACATGAACAATGCCGGCACTGCCGAGACCACCGCGCAGATGCTGCCCGCGAAGACCATCGCCCAGGCCCAGGCGATCATCGCGGACTTCATCCGCGCGAAGCAGGTGCCGGCCGGGCACTGGGTGCAGACCAGCCGCTGGCATCCGCCCTCGCAGCTGCAGGAGCAGCGCTACCTCACGCGGCAGGAGCTCGATGCGGTCGCGCCGGACCATCCGGTGTTCGTGCAGACCGTGGGCCACTTCGCGATGGCGAACACGCGCGCGCTCGCGCTCGCGGGCATCGGGCGCACGACGCGTGACCCGGTCGGCGGCAAGATCTTCCGCGACGCCAACGGCGAGGCGACCGGCGTGCTCGAGGAGACCGCGATCGACCTCGTCGAAGCGAAGATCCCGAAGCCGGGCTTCGAGGACCTGGTGGCGCAAACCATCGCGGCGCAGCGCATCTACAACCGCTCGGGCATCACGAGCACCGTCGACGCGGCGGTCGACGAGGAGCAGATCCGCGTCTACTTCGCCGTCGCGGAGCGTGGCCAGGCTTCGGTGCGCACGGGCACCAAGTGGCTGGCGCGCGCGGACAGCCCCGAGGCCTTCGAGCGCATGCTCAAGGCCGCGAAGTTCAAGGACAACACGGGCAACGACTGGGTGCGCACCGCGGGCATCAAGATGTTCGCCGACGGCGGCATGACGCTCAAGTCGGCCTACATCCGCGACGCCTATGCCGACGATCCGCACAACCACGGCACCCTCGCGACCGACCCGGCGGTCTACCGCGAGAACGTGCGGCTCGCCAACCGCTACGGCTGGCGCGTGGGCACCCACGTGGTCGGCGACGCAGCGGTCGACCTCGCACTCGATGCGTATGAAGCGGCCGACAGGGACCAGAGCCTGCGCGACAAGCGCTTCGTGCTGATCCACGCCAGCCTGATCACGCCCGAGCAGGTGGCGCGCGCGAAGAAGCTCGGCGTGCGCATCGACGCGCAGAACGCCTTCATGTGGGACAAGGCCGCCACGGTCGAGCGCTACATGGGCCCGAGGCTCGCGAACCGCGCCGTGCCCACGAAGCTGCTGCTCGACACGCTGGGCTACGAAGGCACGGCCGCAGGCACCGACAACCCGGTCAACCTGCTCAACCCCTTCGTCGGCATGTACGTCATGGTCACGCGCAAGGACCCGCGCGGCCGCATCTACGGCCCCGACCAGGCGATCACGCGCGAGCAGGCGCTGCGCCTCTACACCAACGCCGGGCCCTACTACACCTTCGAGGAGCGCAAGAAGGGCGCAATCGAGGTCGGCCGCTTCGCCGACATGGTGGTGCTGTCGGCCGACTACCTCAGCGTGCCCGAGGCGCAGATCAAGGACATCGTGCCGCTGCAGACCATCGTGGACGGCAAGGTCGTCTACGACGCGGGGCGGTGA
- a CDS encoding helix-turn-helix domain-containing protein — protein MTDIIRLPDELGQQLLLRRKALRMSKSDLAEKAGKVREVIYRLEAGEDTTVSSLMAVLGALGLAMRLEPVGLPTAQEVARRFQEEDDAS, from the coding sequence ATGACTGACATCATCCGCTTGCCCGACGAACTTGGTCAGCAGCTGCTCCTGCGCCGCAAGGCCCTGCGAATGAGCAAGTCAGATCTGGCCGAGAAGGCAGGCAAGGTCCGGGAAGTCATCTACCGCCTCGAGGCCGGCGAGGACACGACAGTGTCCTCGCTGATGGCGGTGCTCGGTGCGCTGGGCCTCGCGATGCGCCTCGAGCCCGTCGGTCTGCCCACGGCGCAGGAAGTCGCCCGCCGCTTCCAGGAGGAGGACGATGCTTCCTGA
- a CDS encoding HipA domain-containing protein, whose protein sequence is MLPEKIRALTVSIGDAQQAGQLLRTSVYEFRYLSSDPAQASVALLMPARERLTWQEGDLFSPMDQNLPEGDLFMRIRELFPKQPMTPMHLLALVGRNGIGRLGYALPDQDATPAARPMRKEELLKIRYTPEVFDELVAAYLSTGAGIAGMQPKIMVPDRATVPIPSLIVKAASPAYPGLAVNEFLCLSAAREAGIEVPDFALSDDGQMLILDRFDLVRHEDGRVERLGFEDIAALAGLRVRDVLADRKYQGSYQRIAELLRQLQLHSANLQRFFEQVAFSIMVRNGDAHLKNFGVLYRSAKEVWLAPMFDVVTTSIYRYTMHPGGPELEDRTLALKLFAGRHQTKAYPTVEELHDFGRRVCGVSHPAQVLEGIAHAMQRTLDQAPHDARVSKDLLARMRAAWEPGLRYAP, encoded by the coding sequence ATGCTTCCTGAGAAGATCCGCGCGCTCACCGTCTCCATCGGCGATGCGCAGCAGGCCGGCCAGCTGCTGCGGACCTCCGTCTATGAATTCCGCTACCTGTCCTCCGATCCGGCGCAGGCCTCGGTGGCGCTGCTCATGCCGGCCCGGGAGCGGCTCACATGGCAGGAGGGCGACCTGTTCTCGCCCATGGACCAGAACCTCCCCGAAGGAGATCTGTTCATGCGGATTCGCGAGCTGTTTCCGAAGCAGCCGATGACACCGATGCACCTTCTCGCGCTCGTGGGTCGCAATGGCATCGGTCGGCTCGGGTACGCACTCCCCGATCAGGACGCCACGCCCGCTGCGCGTCCGATGCGCAAGGAGGAATTGCTCAAGATCCGCTACACGCCGGAGGTCTTCGACGAACTGGTGGCCGCCTATCTGAGCACAGGGGCGGGCATCGCGGGCATGCAGCCCAAGATCATGGTTCCCGATCGTGCGACGGTGCCCATCCCGTCGCTGATCGTGAAGGCGGCAAGCCCCGCCTATCCCGGTCTCGCGGTCAACGAATTCCTGTGCCTGAGCGCGGCGCGCGAGGCTGGCATCGAAGTCCCCGACTTCGCACTGTCCGACGACGGGCAGATGCTGATCCTCGACCGTTTCGATCTGGTGCGGCACGAGGACGGGCGCGTCGAGCGGCTCGGCTTCGAAGACATCGCGGCGCTCGCGGGCCTGCGCGTGCGTGACGTCCTCGCGGACCGGAAGTACCAGGGCAGCTACCAGCGCATCGCGGAGCTTCTGCGCCAGTTGCAGTTGCACAGCGCCAACCTTCAACGCTTCTTCGAGCAGGTGGCCTTTTCGATCATGGTGCGCAACGGCGACGCGCACTTGAAGAACTTCGGCGTGCTGTACCGTTCCGCGAAGGAAGTGTGGCTGGCACCGATGTTCGATGTCGTGACGACCTCCATCTACCGCTACACCATGCATCCGGGCGGCCCGGAACTCGAGGACCGGACCCTGGCGCTGAAGCTGTTCGCAGGCAGGCACCAGACCAAGGCCTACCCGACCGTCGAAGAACTCCATGACTTCGGCCGGCGCGTCTGCGGCGTCAGCCACCCTGCGCAGGTGCTCGAGGGCATCGCGCACGCCATGCAGCGGACGCTCGATCAAGCCCCGCACGACGCCCGGGTGTCGAAGGATCTTCTGGCGCGGATGCGTGCGGCCTGGGAGCCGGGCCTGCGCTATGCGCCCTGA
- a CDS encoding NUDIX domain-containing protein encodes MTSIQQDAATEVAVYIGRFQVFHNAQLALLRRALAAAPQCVVVLGSAFQARSPRHPFTWEERAAMIRAALTAEEQERLQFLPVRDCYDAARWTAAVKRGVAALHPAARSVRLVGHLKDETSGYLRDFPEWRLDAAERQGDISGTALRDAYFQAAADGSVAAALSALVGQAPASTLQFLRAWASLPAYARLADEWETLRREKAMWNGSPYPPVFVTVDCVIQCAGQVLLIERGRAPGKGLLALPGGFLEPHETVWHSALRELEEETGLRLPDSEIAAAFKAVRVFDHPERSQRGRVLTHAHWFDLGERTPPRVNGADDAAAAHWTPIADIAAMEDRLHDDHFHILDTFLGLTRDTAAEAAR; translated from the coding sequence ATGACGAGCATCCAGCAGGACGCGGCGACCGAGGTCGCCGTCTACATCGGCCGGTTCCAGGTCTTCCACAACGCGCAGCTCGCGCTGTTGCGGCGCGCGCTCGCCGCCGCGCCGCAGTGCGTGGTCGTGCTCGGCTCGGCCTTCCAGGCGCGCTCGCCGCGCCATCCCTTCACCTGGGAAGAGCGCGCGGCGATGATCCGCGCCGCGCTGACGGCCGAGGAGCAGGAGCGCCTGCAGTTTCTGCCCGTGCGGGATTGCTACGACGCCGCGCGCTGGACCGCGGCGGTGAAGCGCGGCGTGGCCGCGCTGCATCCGGCCGCGCGCTCGGTGCGGCTCGTGGGGCATCTGAAGGACGAGACCAGCGGCTACCTGCGCGACTTTCCCGAATGGCGCCTCGACGCGGCCGAACGCCAGGGCGACATCAGCGGCACCGCGCTGCGCGACGCCTACTTCCAGGCCGCGGCCGATGGCTCGGTGGCTGCGGCACTCTCGGCGCTGGTGGGCCAGGCGCCGGCGAGCACGCTGCAGTTCCTGCGCGCGTGGGCCAGCCTGCCCGCCTACGCGCGGCTCGCGGACGAATGGGAAACGCTGCGCCGCGAGAAAGCGATGTGGAACGGCTCGCCGTACCCGCCGGTCTTCGTCACGGTCGACTGCGTGATCCAGTGCGCCGGCCAGGTGCTGCTGATCGAGCGCGGCCGCGCGCCCGGCAAGGGGCTGCTCGCGCTGCCGGGCGGATTCCTCGAACCGCACGAGACCGTGTGGCATTCCGCCCTGCGCGAACTCGAGGAGGAAACCGGCCTGCGCCTGCCCGACAGCGAGATCGCGGCCGCGTTCAAGGCCGTGCGCGTGTTCGACCACCCCGAGCGCAGCCAGCGCGGCCGCGTGCTCACGCATGCCCACTGGTTCGACCTCGGCGAGCGCACGCCGCCCCGGGTGAACGGGGCCGACGATGCCGCCGCCGCGCACTGGACGCCGATCGCCGACATCGCGGCCATGGAGGACCGGCTGCACGACGACCACTTCCACATCCTCGACACCTTCCTCGGGCTCACGCGCGACACCGCCGCGGAGGCGGCGCGATGA
- a CDS encoding ABC transporter permease — translation MMMREAFRDTALAVLRDKGVLLIMLLAPVIYGFFYPWPYGDQAVTRVPVAVVDQDHSSLSRQVKRFAQASPRLDVRLLTGDLHEAQQALWRGEIEGYALLPADLKRDVLRGAGAVVTIEGNGAYALLNKAVLYGFSEAVGTVSAGVEIRKLQAGGQGALQAAASRSPLNTELVALFNPTEGYGSYVVPAVALLILQQTLLMGCAMLAGTWAEAGRLRAGAGTWLGRLAALAGFGLLSGLFYFGWVFWLQDYPRGGNPLGALVLLAFYVPAICTVGLLLGCWFRDRERALQVLLFTALPMAFLSGFSWPVEALPGPLQALRWLFPSTAGIQASLRLNQMGAPLHDVLPHLAALALLALAGWATLVWVARPPRR, via the coding sequence ATGATGATGCGCGAGGCCTTCCGCGACACCGCACTGGCCGTGCTGCGCGACAAGGGCGTGCTGCTGATCATGCTGCTCGCGCCGGTGATCTACGGCTTCTTCTATCCATGGCCCTATGGCGACCAGGCGGTGACGCGCGTGCCGGTGGCGGTGGTCGACCAGGACCACAGTTCGCTGTCGCGCCAGGTCAAGCGCTTCGCGCAGGCCAGCCCGCGGCTCGACGTGCGCTTGCTCACCGGCGACCTGCACGAGGCACAGCAGGCGCTCTGGCGCGGCGAGATCGAGGGCTACGCGCTGCTGCCCGCCGACCTCAAGCGCGACGTGTTGCGCGGCGCCGGCGCGGTGGTCACCATCGAAGGCAACGGCGCCTATGCGCTGCTGAACAAGGCGGTGCTGTACGGCTTCTCGGAAGCGGTGGGCACGGTGTCGGCCGGCGTCGAGATCCGCAAGCTGCAGGCCGGCGGCCAGGGCGCGCTGCAGGCGGCGGCGAGCCGCAGCCCGCTCAACACCGAGCTGGTGGCGCTGTTCAATCCGACCGAGGGCTACGGCAGCTACGTGGTGCCGGCCGTGGCCCTGCTGATCCTGCAGCAGACGCTGCTCATGGGCTGCGCGATGCTCGCGGGCACCTGGGCCGAGGCGGGCCGGCTGCGCGCCGGGGCCGGCACGTGGCTCGGCCGTCTCGCGGCGCTGGCGGGCTTCGGCCTGCTGAGCGGGCTCTTCTATTTCGGCTGGGTGTTCTGGCTGCAGGACTACCCGCGCGGCGGCAATCCGCTGGGCGCGCTGGTCCTGCTGGCGTTCTACGTGCCCGCGATCTGCACGGTCGGCCTGCTGCTCGGCTGCTGGTTCCGCGACCGCGAGCGCGCGCTGCAGGTGCTGCTCTTCACTGCACTGCCGATGGCATTCCTGTCGGGCTTCTCGTGGCCGGTCGAGGCCCTGCCCGGGCCGCTGCAGGCGCTGCGCTGGCTCTTCCCGAGCACGGCCGGCATCCAGGCCTCGCTGCGGCTCAACCAGATGGGCGCACCGCTGCACGACGTGCTGCCGCATCTGGCGGCGCTGGCGCTGCTGGCCCTGGCAGGATGGGCCACGCTGGTGTGGGTGGCGCGGCCGCCGCGGCGCTGA
- a CDS encoding ABC transporter permease, translated as MRGFAAASARREFALLRARPWDLAMVTWVPLLAVALIWWIFSAGLPNRLPIGVLDQDHSALSRQLVRFLEATPGLRVTQQYADEAAMARALTSGAVDAAVQLPRGLSRDVKQGHAGRVVLLHNAQLGTHSSLIQRDVRTAVATVSAGVELTVRNKRGESMAGAHRSVEPIRASTVALFNTSLDYEQFLGAALIPALLHILAMTAGAWAVGRELRDRSLGAWLGAAPRWHEALAALAGKLALPFASLAAVGVAAMLWITGGRGWHPAGSLGWTLFALAVFLALSIALGAFAAGLTRSLRTALSATGFITAPAFAFGGVGFPLAAMPFLAQAWALLLPYTHYIRVQMEQLQMGAPLMHSVAAPLWMVLATALLLAASAAALVRAARAPATWGGR; from the coding sequence ATGCGCGGGTTCGCTGCAGCCAGTGCCCGGCGCGAGTTCGCGCTGCTGCGCGCGCGGCCCTGGGACCTGGCCATGGTCACCTGGGTGCCGCTGCTCGCGGTGGCGCTCATCTGGTGGATCTTTTCGGCGGGCCTGCCGAACCGCCTGCCGATCGGCGTGCTCGACCAGGACCACTCTGCGCTCTCGCGCCAGCTGGTGCGCTTTCTCGAGGCGACCCCCGGCCTGCGCGTGACGCAGCAGTACGCCGACGAGGCCGCCATGGCGCGCGCGCTCACCAGCGGTGCGGTCGACGCCGCGGTGCAGCTGCCGCGAGGACTCAGCCGCGACGTGAAGCAGGGGCACGCCGGCCGCGTGGTGCTGCTGCACAACGCACAGCTGGGCACCCACTCGAGCCTGATCCAGCGCGACGTGCGCACCGCGGTGGCCACCGTGTCGGCGGGCGTGGAGCTGACCGTGCGCAACAAGCGCGGCGAGTCGATGGCCGGCGCGCACCGCAGCGTGGAGCCGATCCGCGCCAGCACCGTGGCGCTGTTCAACACCTCGCTCGACTACGAGCAGTTCCTCGGCGCCGCGCTGATCCCGGCGCTGCTGCACATCCTCGCGATGACCGCGGGCGCCTGGGCAGTGGGCCGCGAGCTGCGCGACCGCAGCCTCGGCGCATGGCTCGGCGCCGCGCCGCGCTGGCACGAAGCGCTGGCCGCGCTCGCGGGCAAGCTCGCGCTGCCCTTCGCGAGCCTGGCCGCCGTGGGCGTCGCGGCCATGCTGTGGATCACCGGCGGTCGCGGCTGGCATCCGGCCGGCTCGCTCGGATGGACGCTGTTCGCGCTCGCGGTGTTCCTGGCGCTGTCGATCGCGCTCGGCGCCTTCGCCGCCGGCCTCACGCGCTCGCTGCGCACCGCGCTGTCGGCCACCGGCTTCATCACGGCGCCGGCCTTCGCGTTCGGCGGCGTGGGCTTCCCGCTCGCCGCGATGCCTTTCCTCGCGCAGGCCTGGGCGCTGCTGCTGCCGTACACGCACTACATCCGCGTCCAGATGGAGCAGCTCCAGATGGGCGCACCGCTCATGCACTCGGTGGCGGCGCCGCTGTGGATGGTGCTGGCCACCGCGCTGCTGCTGGCCGCGTCGGCCGCGGCGCTGGTGCGTGCCGCGCGTGCGCCCGCCACCTGGGGAGGACGCTGA
- a CDS encoding efflux RND transporter periplasmic adaptor subunit, which produces MTSAKTRRLIALGLALGLLVLLVWGFWRAAQPAPEVFQGQMEARETDIAGKVTGRVAEVLVKEGDRIQAGAPLIRMDSPEVAAKIEQATAAQQAAEAVARKAQNGARPQEVEMARMQWQRAETAAQLAQTSFRRVDGLAREGLVAEQKRDEAEANWKASRDAALAAKAQYDMARIGARPEDKAAADAQVRQVGGVLAEAEAARAETALRSPVAGEVAKVLARVGELSPQGVAVVTVVDLDDQWVVLNVREDRLARFAVGSEFDAVLPALPEAARKARFKVHYSAALPDFATWRATRGGTGFDVRTFEVRARPLQPIAGARPGMSVLVE; this is translated from the coding sequence ATGACAAGTGCCAAGACCCGCCGACTGATCGCCCTGGGCCTGGCGCTGGGCCTCCTCGTGCTGCTGGTGTGGGGTTTCTGGCGCGCGGCGCAGCCGGCCCCCGAGGTTTTCCAGGGCCAGATGGAAGCGCGCGAGACGGACATCGCCGGCAAGGTGACCGGCCGCGTCGCCGAGGTGCTGGTGAAGGAGGGCGACCGCATCCAGGCCGGTGCGCCGCTGATCCGCATGGACAGCCCCGAGGTCGCGGCCAAGATCGAGCAGGCCACCGCGGCGCAGCAGGCCGCCGAGGCCGTGGCGCGCAAGGCGCAGAACGGCGCGCGGCCGCAGGAGGTCGAGATGGCGCGCATGCAGTGGCAGCGCGCGGAGACCGCGGCGCAACTCGCGCAGACCTCGTTCCGCCGCGTCGACGGCCTGGCGCGCGAGGGCCTGGTGGCCGAGCAGAAGCGCGACGAGGCCGAGGCCAACTGGAAGGCTTCGCGCGACGCGGCCCTGGCCGCCAAGGCCCAGTACGACATGGCGCGCATCGGCGCCCGGCCCGAGGACAAGGCCGCGGCCGACGCGCAGGTGCGCCAGGTCGGCGGCGTGCTCGCCGAGGCCGAGGCGGCGCGGGCCGAGACCGCGCTGCGCAGCCCCGTGGCCGGCGAGGTCGCGAAGGTGCTGGCCAGGGTCGGCGAGCTCTCGCCGCAGGGCGTGGCCGTGGTCACGGTGGTCGACCTCGACGACCAGTGGGTGGTGCTCAACGTGCGCGAGGACCGGCTCGCGCGCTTTGCGGTCGGCAGCGAGTTCGACGCGGTGCTGCCCGCGCTGCCCGAGGCCGCGCGCAAGGCCCGCTTCAAGGTGCACTACAGCGCCGCCCTGCCCGACTTCGCCACCTGGCGCGCCACGCGCGGCGGCACGGGCTTCGACGTGCGCACCTTCGAGGTCCGCGCCCGGCCGCTGCAGCCGATCGCCGGCGCGCGTCCAGGCATGAGTGTGCTGGTCGAGTAA
- a CDS encoding TolC family protein translates to MSPRARSLAHVFPLLLAAAAWAPAGPAHAQAAGDAIALSFDAARARMRERSDKLAAARAAVESKELQREGLKGLGGPVVSVSGLAYAYNANLNLDLDPLNQRIGRIGQALPSSLQGLVARVPIPQLPNSYTLNRHDSGVNASVSAVWPLYMGGASEAVRGFVSAQAREAEADADQASHEVETVLVQRYFGAQLAQRAAVLRAQAERTIAQHDAAAQKMLAAGVISRVERLQASATYEEARRNARKAEDDAALAAVALARTVRAEGTVVPQTPLFVSSQPVEPLAYFIDAALVRHPGLGKVAAKTMQAEQLHEGEEALRRPQVIAFGTRQLKSGNADWVAGLGVRWTLYDAVDRDALAASSLKQVEQAERTGAQARSDISLLVERNWRALENARRHYLGMQAAIDLAEEVRRLRVAGLREGTSTTLDLIDAETNHAKVLTERAQAANDYVQALAQLLESAGLSEKFSDYMARADLRVNDR, encoded by the coding sequence ATGTCGCCGCGCGCCCGCTCTCTGGCCCATGTGTTCCCACTCCTGCTGGCAGCAGCAGCATGGGCGCCCGCCGGCCCCGCGCACGCGCAGGCCGCGGGCGACGCGATCGCGCTGAGCTTCGACGCGGCGCGCGCGCGCATGCGCGAGCGCTCCGACAAGCTCGCGGCCGCGCGCGCCGCCGTCGAGTCGAAGGAGCTGCAGCGTGAAGGCCTCAAGGGCCTCGGCGGCCCGGTGGTGAGCGTCTCGGGCTTGGCCTATGCCTACAACGCCAACCTGAACCTCGACCTGGATCCGCTCAACCAGCGCATCGGCCGGATCGGCCAGGCGCTGCCTTCGTCGCTGCAGGGCCTGGTCGCGCGCGTGCCGATCCCGCAACTGCCCAACAGCTACACGCTCAACCGCCACGACAGCGGCGTCAACGCGTCGGTGTCGGCGGTCTGGCCGCTCTACATGGGCGGCGCGTCCGAGGCGGTGCGCGGCTTCGTCTCGGCCCAGGCGCGCGAGGCCGAGGCCGACGCCGACCAGGCCAGCCACGAGGTCGAGACCGTGCTGGTGCAGCGCTACTTCGGCGCCCAGCTCGCGCAGCGCGCCGCCGTGCTGCGGGCGCAGGCCGAGCGCACCATCGCGCAGCACGACGCGGCGGCGCAGAAAATGCTCGCGGCGGGCGTGATCTCGCGCGTCGAGCGGCTGCAGGCCAGCGCGACCTACGAAGAGGCCCGGCGCAATGCGCGCAAGGCCGAGGACGACGCCGCACTGGCCGCCGTGGCGCTCGCGCGCACCGTGCGCGCCGAGGGGACCGTCGTGCCGCAGACGCCGCTTTTCGTGTCGAGCCAGCCGGTCGAGCCGCTCGCGTACTTCATCGATGCGGCGCTGGTGCGCCACCCGGGCCTCGGCAAGGTGGCGGCCAAGACGATGCAGGCCGAGCAGCTGCACGAAGGCGAAGAGGCGCTGCGCCGGCCGCAGGTCATCGCCTTCGGCACGCGGCAGCTCAAGAGCGGCAATGCCGACTGGGTGGCCGGCCTGGGCGTGCGCTGGACGCTCTACGACGCGGTCGACCGCGACGCGCTCGCGGCCTCCTCGCTCAAGCAGGTCGAGCAGGCCGAGCGCACCGGCGCGCAGGCGCGCAGCGACATCTCGCTCCTGGTCGAGCGCAACTGGCGCGCGCTCGAGAACGCGCGCCGGCACTACCTGGGCATGCAGGCCGCTATCGACCTGGCGGAGGAGGTGCGCAGGCTGCGCGTGGCCGGGCTGCGCGAGGGCACCAGCACCACGCTCGACCTGATCGACGCCGAGACCAACCATGCGAAGGTGCTGACCGAACGCGCGCAGGCCGCGAACGACTACGTGCAGGCGCTGGCGCAACTGCTCGAGAGCGCGGGCCTTTCCGAGAAGTTTTCCGACTACATGGCGCGTGCCGACCTGAGGGTGAACGACCGATGA
- a CDS encoding response regulator transcription factor yields MSTTAEPSPRPSQAAPRIRVLIADDQALIRRGMAMLLDAAPDIEVVGQAADGVEAVELARRLLPDVVLMDLHMPRKGGVLATREISAALPHTRVMVLTTFDRDDLVFDAVRAGAQAYLLKDASEEEVLDTVRAVQRGESRLTPQIARKVMDQFRLLADRVAQEPSAPPLPDARAGTQPAATELPPASVDATKPLTEREAAVLDLIAKGYGNRQIATALNLAEGTAKNHVSRIMQKLHANTRTELAVRVLAKKD; encoded by the coding sequence ATGAGCACCACTGCCGAACCGTCGCCCCGCCCTTCGCAAGCCGCGCCGCGCATTCGCGTGCTGATCGCCGACGACCAGGCGTTGATCCGCCGCGGCATGGCCATGCTGCTCGATGCGGCGCCCGACATCGAGGTGGTCGGCCAGGCGGCCGACGGCGTGGAGGCGGTGGAGCTCGCGCGCCGGCTGCTGCCCGACGTGGTGCTCATGGACCTGCACATGCCGCGCAAGGGCGGCGTGCTCGCGACGCGCGAGATCTCGGCCGCGCTGCCGCACACGCGCGTGATGGTGCTGACCACCTTCGATCGCGACGACCTGGTCTTCGATGCGGTGCGCGCCGGCGCGCAGGCCTACCTGCTGAAGGACGCGTCGGAAGAGGAAGTGCTCGACACCGTCCGCGCGGTGCAGCGCGGCGAGTCGCGGCTCACGCCGCAGATCGCGCGCAAGGTGATGGACCAGTTCCGGCTGCTGGCCGACCGCGTGGCGCAGGAGCCGTCCGCACCGCCGTTGCCCGACGCCCGCGCCGGTACGCAGCCCGCGGCGACCGAGCTGCCGCCAGCGAGCGTCGATGCGACCAAGCCGCTGACCGAGCGCGAGGCCGCGGTGCTCGATCTGATCGCCAAGGGCTACGGCAACCGCCAGATCGCCACGGCGCTGAACCTGGCCGAGGGAACGGCGAAGAACCACGTCAGCCGCATCATGCAAAAGCTTCACGCGAACACCCGCACCGAACTGGCGGTGCGGGTGCTCGCGAAGAAGGACTGA